The genomic stretch AAGGCGACCACCAATCAGCACCACATCAATACCGGGGTGGTTTACCAACGCCACCGCCACACTCGGGCTATGCGTTACCACGGTCGCCGTCAGCGAAAGTGGCAGACACGTCACCAGTTCGCCACTGGTCGTGCCGCCATCAATCATGACGACCTGCCCCGGCAGAATCAGCGATGCAGCGGCCTGCGCCAGTTGATGTTTAGCACCTATCGCTATCCGGCTGCGGGCATCAAAACTGACTACCGTTTCTGACGCAGGCAAGGCTCCGCCATGTACTCGCTGTAATCGCCCTTCACTGGCCAGCTCACGTAAGTCACGCCGAATGGTATCTTCCGACACACCAAAGGCATCGCTCAATTGCTTTGCCAGCACCTGCCCTTCAGCCGCCAGTTGTTCCAGAATTCGCTGTTTGCGTTGTGTCGTCAGCATGATGTTCCCCCAGTATGTTGTGCCTACCTTTATTACTTGATTATGCCTGAATTTGCACGTTTATTCTTTTTATCAGTATTTCAGGCAACCAGTAATGCACGAATTCACACGAAATGACTTGAGTATGCACGAAATCTCACGCTAGGATGAATGCTCATTCCTTGTTCAGGAGAGTGATTATGCTCACCACACGCGATCGCGTTCGTATTGTCGACAGCGTAGTACTGTCCGACGATTGGTATGTGCTGAAGAAAAACACCTTTGATTTTTTACGTCGGGACGGCACCTGGCAGCGGCAAAGCCGTGAAACCTATGATCGCGGCAATGGCGCGGTTATCCTGCTGTATCATCGCCACAAGCAAACATTGTTACTGACGCGTCAGTTCCGCTTTCCGGTCTTCGTGAACGGGCACGACGGGATGCTGATTGAAGCCGCGGCAGGTTTGCTTGACCACGCCGACCCCGAAGTGCGGATCCGTGCCGAAGCGGAAGAAGAAACCGGTTATCGGGTATTCAATGTTCGTAAGGTGATGGAAGCCTACATGAGCCCCGGTTCGGTAACGGAGAAACTCTATTTCTTTCTGGGGGAATATGATGATAGTTCGCGTATCGGCACGGGAGGTGGCATTGAAGATGAAGGTGAAGATGTGGAAACCCTGGAGATGACGCTACCGCAGGCATTGGCCGCGATTGCCGAGGGTACCATTATGGATGCCAAAACCATCATGCTGGTACAGCATGTCGTGTTGCATCGTGCGCTACCGTTTGAGGGGCTGCCTGATTAATCACTAACCCGGTTTTCGGCGGGTGCAAAGGCTCGCCGCATGATAACGGGGGTAAACATCATCGTCAAAAGAGACACCTTTCTCACCTAATAATTATTTAGGGTATGCACCGGTTATTTTCCATTCGATTTTTTTACAAAATAACCAGACGAGTAATTCATGATCACTATTATTTCCCATAAAATAACGGCCTATTTTTCTCCTTTCTCAAAATAATTTAACTAGCTGATATTTAAACAAAATTAATATTTATTACACCATAATTTGACATTTCGCGATTTTTTACGCATACCAAATACAGCTGCTATACTGGCATCACGCACAGGTTGTGGTTATTTTCTACCCAGCATTTGTGATCTAAAAAATAAGATCCATCGCAAAGTTTTTACTTGTTATTTTTGCCCACCCTATGGGATAGGGCAAACACGTATCCGTGAAAAACTAAGAAATTAGACAGGAGAAGGTTATGAAGAAAATATATTCGTTGCTGGCCGGTCTGGTATTCGCCGTCGGCCTGACGGTGAGCCCTGCTGTGCCTGCAAAAGGCCAGGCCGGTGTGTTTGATTTCTATCTGTTGACGTTATCCTGGTCCCCCACGTTTTGTCTGACACACGCCAGTAATGAGCAATGTACCAAGGGGTATGGTTTTGTACTGCACGGCCTGTGGCCGCAATATGCCAACGGTGGCTGGCCGCAAGACTGCCCACCGATTAAAGCGCTTACCGCGCAGGAGCGTAAATACGGTAATACCCTGTTCCCAACCGATGCGCTGCTGACGCATGAGTGGGAAAAACACGGTACCTGTAGCGGATTGGGTGCTAATGGCTATTTGCAGGCGGCGGATAAAGCCGTAACCAGTGTGAAGATCCCGGCCAGCTTCAATGCACCGACCAAGCCGCTGCAAATGACCGCTGAGCAGATTCTGGCTGCATTCCGCCAGAGCAACCCGTCAATCCCACAAGATGGGATCGCCGCTGTTTGCAGTGGCCCGGAATTGTCTGAAATTCGGGTGTGCATGGACAAGAATCTGAATTTCCAGTCCTGTGGTAAATCGGTAAAAACCCAGTGTCGTGATGGCAACATCCGCGTGCCTAACGTGCGCTAATCCCCACGCTGGCGCTGATGTGCGCCAGTTTCATGACATCTTTAGCCCGCCGTATGTGCGGGCTATGTCAAGTAATGTAGAAATAATGAATAACAATAATTACTTTTGTAAAGATTTCCATTGTATTTATTCTGTTTGTGAAATATCACTGTCACGCTAGATCTCTAGCATGTCCGGTCGGACATATTCATTCACCCCAGTGCAGGTATGAGAGCATGTTTTTGTTTTCCCCGCAGGACAGCACCTACACCAGGATGTTGTGCCAGTTCGAATTTCAGGCACAGCAAGAAGGGATTACCCGTCAAACCATGGCAGCCGCGGTGGTATTCCGGGGCGGTATACTCCTGGTGCGTCGCAGTGCTAATGACCCCATGTTACCCGGATACTGGGAGATTCCCGGCGGTGGCCGCGAACCTGGCGATCACAACCTGCTCGCCACGCTGATGAGAGAATTGCAGGAAGAAACCGGCCTGCGTTTGCGTTATATCCGTCATTATCTGGGTTTTTTCGATTATATGGTGCCGAGTAACGAAAAAGTTCGTCAGTGGAACTTTCTGGTTGACGTGATGCAAGAAGAGGTTTGCCTGAACGAAACGGAACACGATGCCTGGCAAATCGTGCGTCAGCCGTCCGATATCCCGGAGGATTGTCCCATCAGTGAAGAGAGTCGTTTTGTGGTGAATGCCGCCATCCGCATGTTATGACGGCACGGTGATAACGATGAGGCTATGCCCGTAAACTCAACTGTCAGACCCCGACAGATCGGGGTCTGAGGGCATTTAGGCCAACTGGCCAAGCGAGGCCGGTTCGAACCCTTTAAGGCTATCCAACTCATGACGATGCACTTTCGCCGCCCAATGAGAGTCGGTCAGCAGTGCACGGCCTACCGCGATCAAATCAAACTCATCGCGTTCCATACGTTCCAGCAACGTATCCAGACCCGCCGGACCAGACCCTTGCCCGGCAAACGCACCGAAGAAATCATCAGACAGCCCGACAGACCCCACGCTAATGGTTGCCGCTCCCGTGACTTTCTTCGCCCAGCCAGCAAAGTTCAGGCCGTTTTCACCGTCGACATCCGGGAATTCCGGTTCCCAGAAACGGCGCTGTGAACAATGCAGAATATCCACGCCAGCAGACACCAGCGGAGCCAGCCAATCCTCCAGTGCCAGCGGCGTCGGAGCCAAACGCGCACTGTAGTCCTGCTGCTTCCATTGGCTAACACGCAAGATCAGCGGGAAATCCGGCCCTACCGCTTCACGGACGCTTTTCACCACTTCGGCGGCAAAATGCGCACGCTGTTTAACCGTTGCGCCACCAAACGCATCAGTACGCAGGTTGGTTTCCCCCCAAAAGAACTGATCGATCAGGTATCCGTGCGCACCATGCAATTCCAGCGTATCAAACCCGAGGCGCTTCGCGTCAGCAGCCGCGCGGGCGAAGGCGGAAATGGTATCGGCAATGTCTTCTTCCGTCATGGCGTGCCCACGCTCGACCTCTGGCGAGAACAAGCCCGACGGACTTTCGATATCATCCGACTCCCAGTCCATACCGGGATACGGTGCTGAACCGACGTGCCATATTTGCGGCCCCATTTTACCGCCTGCGGCATGAACCTCGTTAATCACCTTCTGCCATCCATTCAGCGCACGTTCGCCGTGGAAAAATGGAATACCAGGATGATTACGTGAACCGGGCCGATCCACTACCGTACCTTCCGACAGAATCAGGCCGACCTCACCTTCTGCCCGACGACGGTAATAAGCGGCAATATCATCACCCGGAATACCTTCAGGTGCAAAGCTCCGAGTCATCGGCGCCATCACGATACGATTTTTTAATTTCAGTGTTTTCAACGTAAAAGGACGGAACAGCACATCAATATTGGCCATGTAATCATCTCCTTGGGCATGAACCTGTGATGGTATACAATGTAAACTTGGTGTCAATCAGGCACGTTCATGCTACCAGGTAGCCTTAAGGAAACCACCATGCTGAAATCTTGCGCCACCCCTTACTCCCACGCTAACTGCCCTAGCCGCTTTTTGCTGGAACAAATCGCCGACAAATGGTCGGTACTGGTGTTAGGTGCATTATGTGAGAAGCCACTGCGCTTTAACGATCTCAAACGCAGTCTGGAAGGGATTACGCAAAAAGCCCTGACACAGTGTCTGCGCAAACTGGAACGCAACGGTATTGTGGAACGACGGGTGCTGGCGTTTTCGCCGATTGCGGTGGAATACCATATCACGCCCCTGGGCCACACGTTGAAAGAACCGTTTCAGGCGCTGTATCGCTGGACGGTCGAGTATCTGCCGCAGGTAGCGCAGGCGCGCGAGCGATTTGATCAGCGGCTCAGTGAGCAGGAAAAAGCGATGTCCGACGCGCAGGCCTGAGGCGGTTGTGCAGCGAACCTCGCTTTTCCTCAGTATCAGGACACCGTAAACGACATCATCATACCGGTGTCCTCATGCTCCAGCAGATGGCAGTGCGCCATGAACGCCCGCTCTTTCGCCGCCGGGTGATTAAACTGCACCAGCACCTCGCTGCGTGCGCCTTCCACATGCACAATGTCCTTCCAGCCACGCCGGTGCGCAGCAGGCGGTTTGCCATTTTCGGACAGAATGCGAAAACGGGTGCCGTGAATATGGAAAGGATGCAGCATCATGTCGCCCTGCCCGGAAATACTCCAGATTTCATGCTCGCCGCGTTTCACATCAAACATCGGCTGCCCCATCTGAAACGCGACACCATTGATACGATTAGCCGACAACAGATCCAGCGGTGCGAGCCCGGCTTGTGGGTCCATTGCCCCGTGATTCATATCGCCGGAGTTCATACCGTTATGCTTCATGTTGCCATGATCCATGCTGCCGTTACTCATCGCGCCATGATTCATACTGCCGTGATTCATACTCATGCCTTGTTGCCCCATGCCCGATGGCATAGACATGCCAGCATCATGCGACATCCCCGGCATTGAGCCGTGCGCGTTCATGTCCATCCCTGACATCGCCTGCATACCATAACGCACCATGAGTGCCTGCATGCCCAGCATGTCAAGCCGCGGGTCCATCGACAGCTGTAACTGGCGCGTTTTCAGGCCCGCCGTTGACGGCAGTGCCGGTAATGGCACCAGCGTTTCTGGCAACTTGCCTGTCCCCGGTTGAGCGGAAGGCTGGATACGCAGCACCGGTAAGGGTTGGTCAAACGGCGGCAGACGCATCCCCATTTGTGTCACTGGCAACGCCACCATATCGAACGCTTTGCCGTCACGCGCGTCGACCAGGACTTCAAACCGCTCGCCCATCAACACCGTCAGGTTACTCACCTGCACTGGCTCGGCCAACAACCCACCATCACTGGCAATCACATACAACGGACGGCCATCACTGCTCGCCAGTGTTAGCGAACGTGCGTTACATCCGTTAAGAATACGCAAGCGTAACCAGCCGCGTGGCGCAGTGTGCTGCGGATAGCGCGCGCCATTAGTCAGCATCAGGTCGCCGAACCAGCCAACCGCTGCCGACATCACATCCAGTTGATAGTCAATCTGCCCTTTGGCGTCCAACCGCTTATCTTGCAGAATCAATGGAATATCATCCACACCCCATTGCGCAGGTAACGGCAATGCACGGCTGGCGGCATCCTGAATCAGGATAAGCCCGCCCAGCCCCATCGCCACTTGTCGCCCAGTCACGCCATGGGTGTGTGGATGAAACCACGCTGTCGCAGCCGGCTGTTCAACCCGGAATGTCGCCGTCCATGTTCCACCCGGTGCGATCTCTGCCTGTGGGCCCCCATCGGCATCCCCAGGAATTTCCATGCCATGCCAGTGCAGAGTAGTGGTTTCAGGCAAGGTATTGGTGACATTCATCGTCACCGTCTTGCCTTGCTCCAGTTGCAGTGCTGGCCCTAAAAATCCGCCATTGATGCCCCAAGTAGCGGTTTCCCTCCCCGCCAGCCAACGCATACTGCCCGTTTGCAGTGTCAGTGCAATGTTGCCTGCCGCATCCGGTGCCAGCAGAGGTGGCACTGGCAGGCTTGGGCGCTCATCAGCCCAGACAGAACGGCTCCACCAGGGCAACAGGCTGGATGCCCCCAGCATAGCGCTCAATTTGATAAACTCACGGCGACGCATACCGCTCTCCTCCAGTCAGTTATCATTCAAAAAAGTGATGACAATAACTGGCAGACTGCACCTTCCAGTAACAGGAAGGTCAAGCTTTTTATCTCATAGCAATGGCACTATCCATAGCGCAATCAGGAGGAAACCATATCAAACCGACCTGACGCGCTTTAATATTCCTTTCGTCCCAGCCAGCGCTCTTTCAGGATGCTGCCACGGATGCCAATATCCAGCAGTGGACGCGATGGAATCCAATTCGGTTTACCCAGCGACTGCATCTCGGTAATCAACGGATTATCGACACCGCTTGCCAGATCCGCCAGCGTGCTGCCAGCAATGGTTTGCTTCGAGATACCGGCACCATTGCACCCCAAGGCAGCATACAGATTATCGCCATATCGCCCCCAGGTCGGCGCACCGTTGCGGGTCACACCGATCATCCCAGACCAGGTATGCGCGATAGCCACATCCGCCAGTTGCGGGAAACGGGATAAAAAGATCGCCTGATGCCGCCGCGCGATATCTGCCGTGTACCTTGCCGTGACAGTGTAACCTGGCACATAGGTGACATGCTGGCGAATCAAAAAACGGTGGTCACGGGTGTAACGCAACGTTGCCCCGGCGATGGCATTTGCTGGCGTCATCCCCCATTCACCAATATTCCCGATGCGCTGTCGCTGCTCCGTCGTCAGCGGCTCGGTTAAGGTAGCGAATGTCGATAATCCTGCCACCTGGTGGGAAAACATCGGCAATTGCCGGGCGCAACCGTTCGTCGCCACCATCACCTGCCGGGCCTGCACCTCACCGTAAGGTGTTCGCACCCGCACCGTCGTGCCAGGTTGGATCTCCAGTACCGGCGAGCGCTCATACAGCGTGACATTATCAGGCAGGTTATCCGCCAAGCCCCGTACCAGCGCCGCCGGGTTGAGCAAGACACAATTCGGCGTATAGATAGCCGCGTGGTAATAAGGCGTGCCTAATTGGCGGGCCAGATTCTCGCCTTGTAATAACTGATAGGGCTCTGATAGAGACTGTAATTCGTGAGCATACTGGTCCAGTAACGTCCCTAACTCAGGGCGGACAATACAGTGATACTTACCGCTGCGGTTCCAGTCACATGCAATACCATAGCGGCTGATTTGCGCCTCCAGTTGCGCCAGCCCTGCCTGCAACAGACGCCGATAACTGGCGGCTTTTTCCAGCTCTGCGGTGGAACTGCCGATGTTGTGCGGCAGGTCAATGGCAAACCCGGAATTGCGCGCGGAGGCGCTGCCATCAATATCAAGCGCATCCAGCACCACTACCTGCTCATGTGGGCGGTTTTCCGCTATCCGGCGGGCAAACGCCAGCCCGGCATATCCAGCCCCAATCACCAACCAATCAGCGTGGATAGACTGGCGCAGTACCGGTTTTGCTCCTCGTGGCGGTAACATCGCCGACCAGCCATTGGTATTGGCATCCAGCGGTAATGCGTTGATGTTCACGTTCTCTCCTGTATATAGGCGACAATCCTCCATGTTACCGGTCACCGATGCATATTGACAAATAACTTATTCAGTAAAGCGTTATGCATGGAATAACACTATCACCTATCAACATCGCACATAAATATAGGTATGTGCGTCAGGATTCATGTTGCAATTTTTATATTTATTTGGATATTGATAATAATAGCTTCAAAATTGTCTCCCTGTCCTGGGCACTGATTGTCATCATATTTACTGCCTGCTGCTGGATCAGGTTATTTTTTGTAAATTCAGACAACCCAGACGACATATCAAGATCACGATAACGTGACCAGGTTATTTTCCCTGTCGAAACCATACTGTTATTTAAATCGACTAACGATTCAAATCGATTTTCCAGACTACCATACTGACCAAGATAACCATTCAGTGTCTGCATTGCTTTATCAAGCAAGCCAATAGCGTTTAATGCATTAGCGCGAGTGGTGACAACCGTTCCCGTTAATCCGAGTGAATCCGTATCCGAGGGCGTAGGTTCAATAACCAGACTATCGCTTGCCATGCCAGCAGAGGCCTGTAACAACACCGAAACTGGCTCACTTATCGGTGGCAAGGGTGGTAATGGCGAGACAGACGGTGTGGGGAGTGCATCCCATTTCACCTGACCGGTGAACGCACCACTTCCAATCACCATCAGAATAAGATCTTCTGTAACGTTATCGATATTTACCTGCTCAAAGCGGTTGGCACCGTTGCTTCCGTCGTTGAAACCACCGCTGCTGGCGTCTTCATAACGGTCACCATCACCACTGTATGTCAGGGTCATACCATTATAGGTTCCAACTGCACTACCATTGATATTGTAAGTCGCGCCGCCTTCAAGCAACGAACTGGCATCATAGCTGGCTCCAGCAAGAAACCCATTGGCTGTAGTCAGAACTTTCGCATTGGCGGATGCCTGATCAGTCACGCCATTATTCTTCCATACAATATCCGGGTCGCTGCCTTCGAGTGGTGTACCGACAAGGTGTTTCCCATCGCGGCTGAATATCTCTATATCATCGTCAGCCCCCAGTGAATCAATAAAGATTGTCAGGTTCTTTGCCCCTGTGGGGATATAAGCAACCGAGATGATTCCGGAATTAAATGAATAGCTATTACCACTGACAGGGAAACGTGAAGATAATGGTAATGTTGAACCTAACTGCTGTGGTAATTGTTTTTGTGTGGTCGGGGCTAGTGGGTATTTATCAAAAATTGTTGTCGACATTGCCGTATGATCGATATCCTCCATAAGTGCAGTATATTCGATTTGTATGGCCTGCCGGTCATTATCATTGAGCGTATCATTGGCGGCCTGCAACGCCAGTTCACGAGCACGCTGCAATTTTTTCATGATGCTATCAACGCCGCTTTCAGCTGTTTGAACCAGACTGATTGCGTCATTGATTCCTTTCATAATCATATTAGCCGAATTGATATTCGAGGTTACCCGATTAGTGATTGCTATCCCTGCTGCATCATCCTGTGCACTATTAACACGTAAACCAGATGATAAATTTTCAATATCTTTTTTTACATTCGATACTGCTTTTTCATAATTAGAACGGACTCGTCCAGAATCAGTTAAACTTATCATAAATCAACTAACCCAGAATATTATTATAGGAAATGACGTGTGTAGTATTATTTTTGATTCACCGGTTAAGCAATTTACACATATAAAAATTAATAATCAATTGAAATATAAAACAGCCTTTCATTTAGCTGACTATAGACAGCACAACGCCAGACACAGACTCATCCATCAACGGAATCAAGGTAAAAAAATGCCCGCAGGCGCGGGCATTTTTCACAGAGTAACAAAGCGTTATGATGCCTGTTGCGTCGTTTCCGCTGTTTCGGCACCAAACCCGCGTAGTCCCACCACATGAACATGTTCGTGGTTCTGGAATACTTTTCGCACCAGTTTGTAGGTGGTGCCTTTTTCCGGGCTGATGTTTTCCGGCGCGGCGATAATCAGCTGCATTTCCAACCGCTCGCACAGTTCGAACAAGGTAGCGATGGATTTCGCATCCAGACGCGCCGCTTCGTCGAGGAACAGTAGACGGCACGGCGAAATGTCTTTGCCGCGTAAACGGCGAGACTCTTCTTCCCAGCTCTGCACCACCATCACCAGAATCGACATCCCGGTACCGATCGCCTCCCCCGTAGACAAAGCTCCACTCTCGGCACGCAACCAGCCATCAGCACCACGGTTGACCTCCACTTCCATCTCCAGATAGTTGCGGTAATCCAGCAGTTCTTCGCCGATAGTCTGTGGTGTGCGCTGGCCCATGTCGATTTCTGGGTTCAGGCGCTGGTACAGCTTCGCCAATGCTTCAGAGAAGGTCAGGCGGGTGCTGTTGAACAGGTCCTGATGCAGTTCCTGCTGCTCAGACAACACATTAAGCAGCGTAGTGTGAGTCTCGCGCACGTTAACATTCAGACGCACGCTTTTAACCTGACCGAACGCCACCGCCTGTAATCCCTGGTTGAGCATGCGGATACGGTTTTGCTCACGCTGGATGGTTTTGCGGATGATGTTCGCCACACTGCGTGAACTGATCGCCAGCGTTTTCTCACGGGCAGTGAGTTCTTCCGTCAGCCGGTTCAGTTCTATCTCCATCTGTTCGATGGCTTCCACCGGGTCATCGGTACGGATGATATCCTGACGAATACGCTCGCGCAGATGCTGATATACCGCAATGTAGAACTGGACTTTGCGCTCTGGCCGTTTCGGATCTTCCGACATGCGCAGCACGTCACGCAGGTGTTCGTTATCCGCCACCGCCTGACGCAGTGCCCCCAGCGCCTTATCCGACATCGAGCGCAGTTCGTCGCCGCTCATATATGCCAGTTCACGGCGGTGCAAACGGCGCTCTACACCATTGTCTTTCACCAGCCGCATCACTGCGCACCAGCCTGCTTTAGCCGTCACCACCTGCTCGCGCATGACGTGGTAATCCCGCTCCAGCTTACGCAGTTTCTTCTGCAAGCTATCCATTTCCGCTTCACAGAAGGTTATCTGTTTTTCCAACTGGTTACGGCGAGAACGGTTGGCGCTCAGCGCCGCATGCAGTTCATCAC from Dickeya zeae NCPPB 2538 encodes the following:
- a CDS encoding NADH:flavin oxidoreductase, with product MANIDVLFRPFTLKTLKLKNRIVMAPMTRSFAPEGIPGDDIAAYYRRRAEGEVGLILSEGTVVDRPGSRNHPGIPFFHGERALNGWQKVINEVHAAGGKMGPQIWHVGSAPYPGMDWESDDIESPSGLFSPEVERGHAMTEEDIADTISAFARAAADAKRLGFDTLELHGAHGYLIDQFFWGETNLRTDAFGGATVKQRAHFAAEVVKSVREAVGPDFPLILRVSQWKQQDYSARLAPTPLALEDWLAPLVSAGVDILHCSQRRFWEPEFPDVDGENGLNFAGWAKKVTGAATISVGSVGLSDDFFGAFAGQGSGPAGLDTLLERMERDEFDLIAVGRALLTDSHWAAKVHRHELDSLKGFEPASLGQLA
- a CDS encoding NUDIX domain-containing protein yields the protein MLTTRDRVRIVDSVVLSDDWYVLKKNTFDFLRRDGTWQRQSRETYDRGNGAVILLYHRHKQTLLLTRQFRFPVFVNGHDGMLIEAAAGLLDHADPEVRIRAEAEEETGYRVFNVRKVMEAYMSPGSVTEKLYFFLGEYDDSSRIGTGGGIEDEGEDVETLEMTLPQALAAIAEGTIMDAKTIMLVQHVVLHRALPFEGLPD
- a CDS encoding winged helix-turn-helix transcriptional regulator, which produces MLKSCATPYSHANCPSRFLLEQIADKWSVLVLGALCEKPLRFNDLKRSLEGITQKALTQCLRKLERNGIVERRVLAFSPIAVEYHITPLGHTLKEPFQALYRWTVEYLPQVAQARERFDQRLSEQEKAMSDAQA
- a CDS encoding flagellin; the protein is MISLTDSGRVRSNYEKAVSNVKKDIENLSSGLRVNSAQDDAAGIAITNRVTSNINSANMIMKGINDAISLVQTAESGVDSIMKKLQRARELALQAANDTLNDNDRQAIQIEYTALMEDIDHTAMSTTIFDKYPLAPTTQKQLPQQLGSTLPLSSRFPVSGNSYSFNSGIISVAYIPTGAKNLTIFIDSLGADDDIEIFSRDGKHLVGTPLEGSDPDIVWKNNGVTDQASANAKVLTTANGFLAGASYDASSLLEGGATYNINGSAVGTYNGMTLTYSGDGDRYEDASSGGFNDGSNGANRFEQVNIDNVTEDLILMVIGSGAFTGQVKWDALPTPSVSPLPPLPPISEPVSVLLQASAGMASDSLVIEPTPSDTDSLGLTGTVVTTRANALNAIGLLDKAMQTLNGYLGQYGSLENRFESLVDLNNSMVSTGKITWSRYRDLDMSSGLSEFTKNNLIQQQAVNMMTISAQDRETILKLLLSISK
- a CDS encoding NUDIX hydrolase; this translates as MFLFSPQDSTYTRMLCQFEFQAQQEGITRQTMAAAVVFRGGILLVRRSANDPMLPGYWEIPGGGREPGDHNLLATLMRELQEETGLRLRYIRHYLGFFDYMVPSNEKVRQWNFLVDVMQEEVCLNETEHDAWQIVRQPSDIPEDCPISEESRFVVNAAIRML
- a CDS encoding NAD(P)/FAD-dependent oxidoreductase, with the translated sequence MNINALPLDANTNGWSAMLPPRGAKPVLRQSIHADWLVIGAGYAGLAFARRIAENRPHEQVVVLDALDIDGSASARNSGFAIDLPHNIGSSTAELEKAASYRRLLQAGLAQLEAQISRYGIACDWNRSGKYHCIVRPELGTLLDQYAHELQSLSEPYQLLQGENLARQLGTPYYHAAIYTPNCVLLNPAALVRGLADNLPDNVTLYERSPVLEIQPGTTVRVRTPYGEVQARQVMVATNGCARQLPMFSHQVAGLSTFATLTEPLTTEQRQRIGNIGEWGMTPANAIAGATLRYTRDHRFLIRQHVTYVPGYTVTARYTADIARRHQAIFLSRFPQLADVAIAHTWSGMIGVTRNGAPTWGRYGDNLYAALGCNGAGISKQTIAGSTLADLASGVDNPLITEMQSLGKPNWIPSRPLLDIGIRGSILKERWLGRKEY
- a CDS encoding DeoR/GlpR family DNA-binding transcription regulator; the encoded protein is MLTTQRKQRILEQLAAEGQVLAKQLSDAFGVSEDTIRRDLRELASEGRLQRVHGGALPASETVVSFDARSRIAIGAKHQLAQAAASLILPGQVVMIDGGTTSGELVTCLPLSLTATVVTHSPSVAVALVNHPGIDVVLIGGRLYKHSLVAVGAAAVEALATIHADIFFMGVTGVHPQAGFSTGDLEEAYIKRALAARAAETVVMATQDKLNVASRYAIGELTMASTLIVESAVPDEVATPFTRGGLSLIRA
- the cueO gene encoding multicopper oxidase CueO; its protein translation is MRRREFIKLSAMLGASSLLPWWSRSVWADERPSLPVPPLLAPDAAGNIALTLQTGSMRWLAGRETATWGINGGFLGPALQLEQGKTVTMNVTNTLPETTTLHWHGMEIPGDADGGPQAEIAPGGTWTATFRVEQPAATAWFHPHTHGVTGRQVAMGLGGLILIQDAASRALPLPAQWGVDDIPLILQDKRLDAKGQIDYQLDVMSAAVGWFGDLMLTNGARYPQHTAPRGWLRLRILNGCNARSLTLASSDGRPLYVIASDGGLLAEPVQVSNLTVLMGERFEVLVDARDGKAFDMVALPVTQMGMRLPPFDQPLPVLRIQPSAQPGTGKLPETLVPLPALPSTAGLKTRQLQLSMDPRLDMLGMQALMVRYGMQAMSGMDMNAHGSMPGMSHDAGMSMPSGMGQQGMSMNHGSMNHGAMSNGSMDHGNMKHNGMNSGDMNHGAMDPQAGLAPLDLLSANRINGVAFQMGQPMFDVKRGEHEIWSISGQGDMMLHPFHIHGTRFRILSENGKPPAAHRRGWKDIVHVEGARSEVLVQFNHPAAKERAFMAHCHLLEHEDTGMMMSFTVS
- a CDS encoding ribonuclease T2 family protein produces the protein MKKIYSLLAGLVFAVGLTVSPAVPAKGQAGVFDFYLLTLSWSPTFCLTHASNEQCTKGYGFVLHGLWPQYANGGWPQDCPPIKALTAQERKYGNTLFPTDALLTHEWEKHGTCSGLGANGYLQAADKAVTSVKIPASFNAPTKPLQMTAEQILAAFRQSNPSIPQDGIAAVCSGPELSEIRVCMDKNLNFQSCGKSVKTQCRDGNIRVPNVR